The Acidobacteriota bacterium genomic interval CTTGATGGAAACCAAAGATCCCAGCGGCAATCGAATTATCTGGGCGGGAACACGCAGCGGACTGGTGCGGATTGAACAAGATCGGGTTTCGGTTCTCACGACCAAACAGGGGTTGCCGTCAGATTTTATCTTTTCCTTCATTGAAACCGGCGCCGGCACCCCTCAGCAGGCATTATGGATTGGAACCCAGCGCGGTCTGGCCAAACTCCACAATGGCGAATTTACAATCCATACCCGTGCCTCCGGCCTGCCCGACGATACGGTTTTTTGTCTGCTAGCCTCAGAATCCGCCTCGGGGTCTCTGATTATCTGGGCTGGATGCGCGGGCAAGGGTCTTGGCCGATTTGAAAACGGCGAATGGACGGTCATCAGCCAGCGGGAAGGCATTCCGTACAATGTGGTTTGGAGCCTGCATGAAACCCAATCCAAAACCGGAACTCGCACGCTTTGGGTTGGGACAGCGGGCGGCGGACTGGCCCGCCTGGAAACGGGAAAATGGATCGCATTGACCACTTCGACGGGGCTGCCGAGTAACAGTGTTTACAGCATTTTTGAATCTGTTTCCCCAACTGGCGATTCAACCTTCTGGCTTGGCACCACGCTGGGGGTCGCCAAATTTGAAAAAGGCCAGTGGGCGGCTGTTTCCGGGCCTCTCGCTCAAGGCTATGTCAATGTGTTTTATGAAACAACAGATCCTGAAGGCAACCGGACGCTCTGGGCCGGGTTGGATCGAGGGCTGGCCCGTTTTCAAAAAAATCGCTGGGAGACCTTCCACCTCGGGACAACCAATGATTTGTACCATGTGACCAGCATGGTGCAGACCGCTTTGCCTGGCCAGCCGCCTGAACTCTGGCTTGGAACCAAGGCCGGGCTGGTCAAATTTGACCAGGATCAGTTTATCCCCATTCGCAATCAAAATGCGTCTATCATTCAACATCACGTCCGCTGCCTGGCTCAAACCCGGCTTGTCGGAGGCAAAACCGTTGTCTGGGTTGGGACTCGCAAAGGACTGGCCTCTCTCCGCGATGGGATCTGGCGCATGTATGACGTCACCAATGGTCTGCCGCATAACGACGTCCTGTCGCTGCAGGAACTCCAGACCAGGGACGGTCGCCATGAATTATGGATTGGCACCTTTGGCGGAGGCGTCGCCTGCCTCGATCTGACCAGCGACGACCCTCACTGGACCTACTATTCCGACTCAACCACCCCAGCACTCCCCAACAACGTCGCCTATCAAATCCGCACCGACGCCAAAGACCGCCTTTATTTCTTTACCAACAAAGGGGTGGTTCGACTCACCCAAGACAGTACCAACCCCAATGCGCCTGAATCCCAACGACTGGAAGTCTTTACCACCGAAGACGGTTTGCCGAGCAACGAATGTAATACCGGCGCTTCATTTGTGGATCGCAAAGGACGGATCTGGGCCGGCACCATTGATGGGGCCGCCGTTTATGATCCGGCGAATGAAATTGAGAATACAAGCCCCTGTCCGTTGATGATTGAGCGGGTCTGGCTCACGGGATCAGACCAGATTGTTACCAATCAATCCACACTGGCTCACTCAGACAACAATCTCTGGTTTGAATATACCCTGCTGAGTTACTACCGCGAACGCGACACCCTCTACCAGACACAACTCATCGGCATGGACGAAAAACCCACCGCCTGGACCAGCGACTATAAAAAGGAATACACCAATTTGTCGGCTGGGGACTACACCTTCCGGGTTTGGGGAAAAGATTTTGCTGGAAATGTCTCAGGACCGGTCTCGTTTTCGTTTCGGGTCAAACCAGCCCCCTGGGTTACCTGGTGGGCGTTTGCCCTGTATTTTTGTTTGACCATCGGCACCGGGTATCTGGTCATCAGGTGGCGGGTTCAGGCATTACAGCGCCAAAACCAGTTGCTCGAAGAAAAAGTGAGCCAGCGAACTCAGGTCATTGCCGAACAGGTTGAAAAACTAACGACCTCGGAACAACAGGCACTGGCGGCCAAAGAAGAAGCCCTGCACGCCAAAAATCAGGCCGTTGCCGCCAATCAGGCCAAGAGCACATTTCTCGCCACCATGAGTCACGAACTGCGCACCCCGCTCAATGCCATTCTGGGATTTGTGCAACTGATGCAACGCGACCAGCGCCTGTCAGCCGACCAGCACGAAAATCTTGAAATCATTATGCGGAGCGGCGAACACCTGCTGGCGCTCATCAATGACGTGCTTTCGATTTCAAAAATTGAATCTGGTCGCGTCACGCTCAATCAGCAAAACTTCAATCTTCAGAAAATGCTGCAGGGATTGGAAGAAATGTTCCGGCCTCGGGCAGAGTCAAATAATCTGCGTTTTTGTTTCAACCTTGATCCGCAGCTTCCCCAACACGTGCTGGGCGATGAAAGCAAACTCCGGCAAATCTTGATCAACCTGCTTGGAAACGCCTTCAAATTTACTGAATGCGGATCCGTTGAACTCATCGTCAACTGGAAGCAAGATCGGGTTGAATTTCAAGTGTGCGACACGGGTCAGGGCATTTCCGATGACGATCTGCCCGAGGTTTTCAAAGCGTTTGTCCAGTCTGAAACCGGACGCCGGATGAAGGAAGGTACGGGGCTGGGACTGGCCATTTGCCAGACGTTTGTGAAGTTGATGGGTGGTGAAATCAAAGCCGAGAGCACATTTGGACAGGGCTCCCGGTTTTCATTTGAAATCCCGCTGATGGGAGTCGAATTTGAAGAACGGTCCCAGCTTGAACGCAAGGTCATTGGCGTGGAGCCAGGACAACCAAACTTCCGCATCCTGATTGTTGACGACAAATGGGAAAACCGGCGATTGCTCGTCAAAATGATGAATTCGATTGGGTTTGAAGTCAAAGAAGCCGTCAATGGCAAGGAAGCTGTTGATTTATGGATGCAGTGGAATCCGCATCTGGTCTGGATGGACATGCGCATGCCGATTATGGATGGCTACACGGCCATTCGCAAAATCCGAGGGTATGAAATTGGAATCCGAATGCGCGACTATGAAATTTCCCGTTCTGATGGTGGCCGGGTTCGCAAAGAAGACACGTTGCGGCCAAACACCGGGCGCGGGCGCGGCATCCGCACGGTGATTATTGCGCTCACGGCCAGTGCCTTTGATGAAAGCCGCAATACCATTCTGGCCCAGGGATGTGATGATTACATTTCCAAGCCGTTTCGGGATTCAGTGATTTTTGAAAAAATGACCCAGTACCTCGGAGTCAATTTTGTCTATCGCGACCTGGCGTCCACCACAGCGGAACACCGCATCAACACGGACGCCCTCCAGGCATTTCTGGCCGCACAACCACCGGAAATTCTCACGGCGCTCAATAAAGCTGCCAACGAAGGCGACCTCGAAGCTACCTATGAAGTCATCAACCAACTTGATCAAGGCGATCACCCAGATCTGACCGACAAACTCCGGGCCATGGTCAAAGCCTATCAGTTTGATGAATTGCTGGATTTGATTGAAGGAGTGGCAACGTAGGAATTCCGTTCAGGGTTCAGGGTTCAGGGTTCAGGGTTCAGGGTTCAGGGTTCAGGGTTCAGGGTTCAGGGTTTAGGGTTTAGGGCCAGATACTCCAGCTTGAGCGGTACCTGCCGGTTCCCCAGTCTTCATCTTGAGTGGAATCAAGTCACTTCATCACCTCAAACCCTGAACCCTGAACCCTGAACCCTGAACCCTGGTGGTATGATATTTCCATCCGACTCCCTTATCTCTAAAACCGGGCATGCCAGCCAAGTTCCCAGTACACTCGAATGTCCAGCGCCCAGTTAATCAGAATTCCTTTTTGATCCAGGATCGCCTGCACCATCCCAATCACTTTCCCATCTGAACGCCGAAAAACTGGACCGCCGGATGAACCATGGGTTGCTCCGGCATCAATTTGCAGGACTGGAATGCTGTTTCGAGTTCGCAAACTGTTGACGATGCCCTGGGTGTAATTCACGCTGATGCCAAGTTCAAAGCCGAGCGGGAACCCCAACAGCCCAATATTTTCACCAAGCGGAATGTCATTGTCGGGTGTAATGAGCGGCATCCAGTTTAAGGCACCGTTACAATCAGAAATCCATAGCAAAGCCAGATCATGCTGGGCGCTTCCGGCAACATAGAGCAATGGTCGCAAATAGTTGGTGCCGCTCAGGCAAATATCCATTCGTTTGGCGTCTGACACCACGTGGTAACAGGTCAGGATAAAACCACCTGGATTGATGACAAAACCCGTGCCCGAAGCGTGCTGTCCATCCTGGCATTCAACCAGAATGAATCCAACGGCACCGGTCAGTCCGCCGGGTACAGTTGGCGACTGATTTCCAGGAAAATTCGCTGGCATATAGACCGGTTTTGGCGGCGGAAGTTTTCCAGGAAGCAAAATCGGCTGATCTTCAAGTGGCGGCTGCGGTGCCAGGGCGGGTTGTGGCGTCGCTGCCGGCTGGCCATAGGCTTGAGGTGGCGGTGGAGGCGGTGCGGGAACGGCTGGGGTCACCAGACCAGCGGGCACTCCGAAATGGTCAAACAGCGCCGTTTGTCCCGCCCGAAAGCCACTGCTGACCAGTCCGAGCCGCCAGCCGTCCTTCTGGTACAGACGGCCTAAAACCAGTGCTTTTTCACCGTCAAAATCGTGAGCTGAAAACTGATAGCGGGCGACTTCCTGCGATCCGGCTGAAACCACCAGGCTGCCGCTCTGGATGTCGCTGGCATTTTCCAGGAGACACCCCGTCCGATCCCCCAACGACACCGCCAGCACAACTTCTTTGGCTTCGCCAGGCAGCGAGCTGAGATTGACGTTGATGGATGCCTGGGTGGGCGTGCTTGAAGCCACCTGAATTGATTGACAGGGACTGCTGGGCTGTCTGGAAAACACTAAATATTCGGATTTCAGCAATTTCTGCCGATCATTGAGGGCAAGACAATAAAACTGGGCCTGGTCTTTTAAACCGGATAACGCAATATCAAGACGAATCTGTGATTGCGGAGTTAAATCAGAGAGTTTAATGCGCTGGCCTTTCACAAGTTGCTTGCTCATAAGCGGTTTCCTGTCTGGGGTTTGGGTTCAGGGTTCAGGGTTTTCAAAGCAATCTCATTTTGTCACCTTGTCATCTCGTCACCCTGTCACCCTGTCATTTTGACCTTGGCACCACGGGGACGAACCGGCCACCAAATTCCAGCCGATAGCGTTCCTGTCGCCACACGATTTCGCGTCCCAAAAAAGCGCCGAGCCACGTGGCCCAGCTCATGACATCCTGGAGTGGAATCATCCACAGTCGTCCAACCACAGAGCGGTCCTGTAATAACAACGTGCCCAATTCAATCGCCAGCCAGAACCGAACCAGCAGGATACTTCCCAAAACCATCAGATTCCAGGGAAAAGGTGCCAGGACCGCTAACCCAATGGCCCACACCAATCCATAGGTAAACCCCTGGCCGATATATCCATCCGGACGCGAGAAACGCGAACTTCGGTTCCAGCGCAGTCGGTGGACAAATGTTTTAGTAAATCCAGTGGTTGTGGCGTGATGATTGATCACGTGGGTGGAAAGTGCCACTTTGTAGCCCGCTTCATCCGCCCAATTCCCGAGCACAAAATCATCAGCCAGATACTCAGCCATGCGCGCGAACCCGCCGATCTTTTCCAGGCATTCACGTCGAATCGCCATTGATGGCCCCAGGGCAAATTTCATGCCTTCCAGACGTTCAGCCACCACCACACCCGCCATAAACTCAGTGCTCATGCCGAGTGCCTCAAGTTTTGACCAGAAATCAAGTTCCCCGACGCCCCGGTACAGGTTGGTCATGGCGCCGACCTCTGTCGGTTGGAACGTCCTGGCCATGTGCCGCAAGTAATCCGTTCGGACCGAAGCATCGCTGTCGGTAATCACCAAAATGTCAAACTGCGCCGCCTGGGACATCAACTCCATACTATAGACCTTGGCGTTGGCAAATGGTGGCTCGCCCGTCAAAATCAACCGGGTTGGAATGTGGGCAAATTCAGATGACAGACGGCGGACAATCGGGACCGCCGGGTCTGATTCGTGTCGAACAGCAAACAGAATCTCAAATCGTGGATAGTCTTGCGCGAAAAACGTTCGCAAATAGGTTTCCAGCCCTGGGTCGGCGCCATTGAGTGGTTTGAGCAGCGAAATTGGCGGCAGCGGGATTGTCGGGTCAACTGGTACATCAGGTTGCAACCGACGCAGACGACGAATTGAAAAAATTGCCAGCAGGTAATACACCAGCCCGCCCAGACTGGTCACCCCTAAAAACAACAGGGCAAGGAAATAAAGCACAGACGCCATATGCAGAATGAAGA includes:
- a CDS encoding response regulator, which gives rise to MDEKPTAWTSDYKKEYTNLSAGDYTFRVWGKDFAGNVSGPVSFSFRVKPAPWVTWWAFALYFCLTIGTGYLVIRWRVQALQRQNQLLEEKVSQRTQVIAEQVEKLTTSEQQALAAKEEALHAKNQAVAANQAKSTFLATMSHELRTPLNAILGFVQLMQRDQRLSADQHENLEIIMRSGEHLLALINDVLSISKIESGRVTLNQQNFNLQKMLQGLEEMFRPRAESNNLRFCFNLDPQLPQHVLGDESKLRQILINLLGNAFKFTECGSVELIVNWKQDRVEFQVCDTGQGISDDDLPEVFKAFVQSETGRRMKEGTGLGLAICQTFVKLMGGEIKAESTFGQGSRFSFEIPLMGVEFEERSQLERKVIGVEPGQPNFRILIVDDKWENRRLLVKMMNSIGFEVKEAVNGKEAVDLWMQWNPHLVWMDMRMPIMDGYTAIRKIRGYEIGIRMRDYEISRSDGGRVRKEDTLRPNTGRGRGIRTVIIALTASAFDESRNTILAQGCDDYISKPFRDSVIFEKMTQYLGVNFVYRDLASTTAEHRINTDALQAFLAAQPPEILTALNKAANEGDLEATYEVINQLDQGDHPDLTDKLRAMVKAYQFDELLDLIEGVAT
- a CDS encoding trypsin-like peptidase domain-containing protein, with translation MSKQLVKGQRIKLSDLTPQSQIRLDIALSGLKDQAQFYCLALNDRQKLLKSEYLVFSRQPSSPCQSIQVASSTPTQASINVNLSSLPGEAKEVVLAVSLGDRTGCLLENASDIQSGSLVVSAGSQEVARYQFSAHDFDGEKALVLGRLYQKDGWRLGLVSSGFRAGQTALFDHFGVPAGLVTPAVPAPPPPPPQAYGQPAATPQPALAPQPPLEDQPILLPGKLPPPKPVYMPANFPGNQSPTVPGGLTGAVGFILVECQDGQHASGTGFVINPGGFILTCYHVVSDAKRMDICLSGTNYLRPLLYVAGSAQHDLALLWISDCNGALNWMPLITPDNDIPLGENIGLLGFPLGFELGISVNYTQGIVNSLRTRNSIPVLQIDAGATHGSSGGPVFRRSDGKVIGMVQAILDQKGILINWALDIRVYWELGWHARF
- a CDS encoding glycosyltransferase; this encodes MASVLYFLALLFLGVTSLGGLVYYLLAIFSIRRLRRLQPDVPVDPTIPLPPISLLKPLNGADPGLETYLRTFFAQDYPRFEILFAVRHESDPAVPIVRRLSSEFAHIPTRLILTGEPPFANAKVYSMELMSQAAQFDILVITDSDASVRTDYLRHMARTFQPTEVGAMTNLYRGVGELDFWSKLEALGMSTEFMAGVVVAERLEGMKFALGPSMAIRRECLEKIGGFARMAEYLADDFVLGNWADEAGYKVALSTHVINHHATTTGFTKTFVHRLRWNRSSRFSRPDGYIGQGFTYGLVWAIGLAVLAPFPWNLMVLGSILLVRFWLAIELGTLLLQDRSVVGRLWMIPLQDVMSWATWLGAFLGREIVWRQERYRLEFGGRFVPVVPRSK